From a single Sorghum bicolor cultivar BTx623 chromosome 5, Sorghum_bicolor_NCBIv3, whole genome shotgun sequence genomic region:
- the LOC8076904 gene encoding uncharacterized protein LOC8076904, with the protein MQSPLLSLLFCRAPSLSARCLSRAATRRPPTPCPALRRSLPSPSSRPWPATSTHHQCTTMPFTGSVPGFIVRLVGVRPSCCPPSRAFAAVRAQKIQLPKKKRRLDEVCLERFQQYSRTYIQSWILQGKVIVDGRVVNKAGTQVSDKSVIEIKAEIPKYVCRAGHKLEAAIKGFDIDCEGKIALDSGLSTGGFTDCLLQHGASHVYGVDVGYGQVAEKIRTHERVSVIERTNLRYLSQLPEPVDLVTLDLSFISILLVMPAVIKVMKPDSILITLIKPQFEARRSQVGGGGIVRDPLVHKEVLDRIISGVEEFGFCNKGWIESPIKGAEGNKEFLACFHRIPISESQPDVEAKEPVT; encoded by the exons ATGCAGTCGCCACTTCTCAGCCTTTTGTTCTGCCGCGCACCCAGCTTGAGCGCGCGCTGTCTCTCTCGTGCGGCAACTCGGCGTCCGCCGACGCCCTGCCCAGCCCTTCGTCGGTCGCTTCCCAGCCCTTCGTCGCGTccttggccggcgacgagcacgcACCACCAG TGTACCACCATGCCCTTTACTGGGTCCGTCCCTGGTTTCATAGTTAGGCTGGTTGGGGTTCGGCCAAGCTGCTGTCCTCCTTCCCGTGCATTTGCGGCTGTcagagctcaaaagattcagctTCCCAAGAA AAAAAGGCGATTGGATGAAGTGTGCTTAGAAAGGTTTCAACAATACAGTAGAACATACATCCAGTCATGGATTCTTCAAG GTAAAGTCATTGTGGATGGAAGAGTTGTGAATAAAGCTGGAACACAAGTATCTGACAAGTCTGTCATCGAAATCAAGGCTGAAATCCCAAAATATGTATGTAG AGCAGGACATAAGCTTGAGGCAGCTATCAAAGGATTTGATATTGATTGTGAGGGAAAGATAGCCCTTGATTCAGGATTATCTACAGGTGGCTTTACTGACTGCTTACTTCAGCATGGAGCATCACATGTTTATGGTGTAGATGTTGGCTATGGACAG GTGGCTGAAAAAATTCGCACACATGAACGTGTTTCAGTGATCGAACGCACAAATTTAAGATATCTATCTCAACTGCCAGAACCGGTTGATTTGGTGACACTGGACCTATCATTTATCTCCATTCTCTTG GTCATGCCTGCTGTTATCAAAGTAATGAAGCCGGATTCTATATTGATAACACTTATCAAGCCTCAATTTGAAGCACGTAGATCACAG GTAGGAGGTGGAGGGATTGTTCGAGATCCTCTGGTTCATAAAGAG GTACTGGATAGAATAATTTCAGGCGTGGAAGAATTTGGATTCTGCAATAAGGGTTGGATCGAATCTCCTATAAAGGGTGCAGAAGGGAATAAGGAGTTCCTTGCTTGCTTTCACAGGATCCCAATATCAGAATCACAGCCAGATGTAGAGGCAAAGGAACCTGTAACATAG